The following coding sequences lie in one Spirochaetales bacterium genomic window:
- a CDS encoding polymer-forming cytoskeletal protein, which produces MTKNNEPVVKEKIRTTLGKETNFNGIMRFRDSLKIDGVFQGEIVSKGFLYIESGATITADIRVGSIVIGGIVKGNVEATERLEILSTGQVFGNIRTSKLKIADGVIFDGKCEMIRNPNNIEIFSNSVEGLKQSTQSV; this is translated from the coding sequence ATGACCAAAAATAACGAACCTGTTGTCAAGGAAAAAATACGAACGACACTCGGCAAGGAAACGAATTTCAACGGCATCATGCGTTTCAGAGATTCACTAAAAATCGACGGAGTTTTTCAGGGTGAAATCGTATCAAAGGGTTTTCTCTATATCGAGAGCGGCGCGACGATAACGGCGGACATACGGGTCGGCTCGATCGTTATCGGCGGAATCGTGAAAGGTAATGTCGAAGCCACCGAACGGCTTGAAATACTTTCGACGGGACAGGTCTTCGGAAACATCAGAACATCGAAACTCAAAATAGCGGACGGTGTTATTTTTGACGGCAAATGCGAAATGATCAGAAATCCGAATAACATCGAGATTTTTTCAAATAGCGTGGAAGGATTAAAGCAATCGACCCAAAGTGTGTGA
- a CDS encoding CinA family nicotinamide mononucleotide deamidase-related protein translates to MCDGNRCSILCLGTELTRGHIQDKHAVFLCRELEKAGLSVSRIVLIPDKKDIVQHELERAVTENDVIIVSGGLGPTSDDITRDSISTVTGKKLLFHEDLWEQIKRRYHGRRVPESNKRQALIPEGFTVMENPRGTACGFMGEAGKCRIIALPGPPTELQPMFLESVVPVLSGIDRMKAKNKRNELSASAFMVGESSLEDAYRHTLPGDVGLMTRLAEDRVIFTLYGSTLSRRETIFTRIRRVFGPIRIRKGNDSLPVLLLNRLIERKKSIVCAESCTGGLLGKWLTDIPGSSAVFWGGFITYSNKAKEKILGVGHSLIRAAGAVSGEVASAMATGALALGKTDVGIAVSGIAGPGGGTPEKPVGTVWISVIVRNKEEITKPFYFTGNRDAVRRKTAIAAFLIAESILSGEEVLDIPAEW, encoded by the coding sequence GTGTGTGACGGTAACCGGTGCTCGATTCTGTGCCTTGGTACTGAATTAACCAGGGGCCATATTCAGGATAAACATGCAGTTTTTCTTTGCCGGGAGCTTGAAAAGGCGGGATTATCCGTATCGAGGATCGTGCTGATCCCCGATAAAAAAGATATCGTACAACATGAACTGGAGCGTGCAGTCACCGAAAACGATGTGATTATCGTAAGCGGCGGTCTCGGTCCGACATCGGATGATATCACCAGGGATAGTATTTCGACGGTGACGGGGAAAAAACTCCTGTTTCATGAAGATCTCTGGGAACAGATAAAAAGAAGGTATCACGGGCGAAGGGTGCCTGAATCCAATAAACGCCAGGCATTAATCCCTGAAGGTTTTACCGTCATGGAGAATCCGAGGGGGACCGCCTGCGGCTTTATGGGAGAGGCAGGGAAGTGCCGTATAATCGCTTTGCCCGGTCCGCCGACAGAGCTTCAACCGATGTTTCTTGAAAGTGTCGTACCGGTGTTATCCGGTATCGATCGAATGAAAGCGAAAAACAAGCGTAATGAACTTTCGGCATCCGCTTTTATGGTCGGTGAATCGTCACTTGAAGATGCGTATCGGCATACGCTTCCCGGTGATGTCGGTCTGATGACAAGATTGGCGGAAGACAGAGTCATATTCACGTTGTACGGCAGTACGTTGTCGCGACGTGAAACGATATTTACCAGAATCAGGAGGGTATTCGGACCGATTCGAATAAGGAAAGGGAACGATTCGCTTCCTGTACTACTGTTGAACAGGTTGATTGAAAGGAAAAAAAGTATTGTATGCGCGGAAAGCTGTACGGGTGGACTGTTGGGGAAATGGCTGACGGACATACCGGGCAGCTCGGCTGTTTTTTGGGGTGGTTTCATCACGTACTCCAATAAGGCAAAAGAGAAAATACTGGGTGTCGGACATTCTCTCATCCGGGCCGCGGGCGCTGTTTCGGGTGAGGTTGCCTCTGCAATGGCTACGGGTGCTTTGGCTTTGGGGAAAACGGATGTCGGTATCGCGGTATCAGGCATCGCCGGTCCCGGGGGCGGCACCCCGGAAAAACCGGTCGGTACCGTATGGATTTCCGTGATTGTCAGAAATAAAGAAGAAATAACAAAGCCTTTTTATTTTACGGGAAACAGGGATGCGGTAAGGAGAAAAACCGCGATTG
- a CDS encoding response regulator — MKRKILIVDDEPINLEFFEVMLSKLGFEVGKAVNGEEALEKVVEFEPDLIILDNIMPKLTGWDVTKKLKQDEEFKDFSSIPIIMFSAMDGVNDKIEGLELGVDDYITKPFVFREVLARIKAVMRHRELALQIERRERRIEVTESLNGMLLAFFDYVRTPLQTLLDKLNNVDPANKNESASFYELVKEKGEDILSKFQGLEEKIENLKIKGNDLKKGDLSPEELERQFIERFKDYQQTLKDEEDRE; from the coding sequence ATGAAAAGAAAAATACTTATTGTCGATGATGAACCGATCAATCTCGAGTTTTTTGAGGTGATGCTCAGTAAGCTTGGTTTTGAGGTCGGTAAAGCCGTTAACGGTGAAGAGGCACTGGAAAAGGTCGTGGAGTTCGAACCGGACCTTATCATATTGGATAATATTATGCCCAAACTGACCGGCTGGGATGTCACGAAAAAACTGAAGCAGGATGAAGAGTTCAAGGATTTCAGTTCGATTCCGATCATCATGTTTTCGGCAATGGACGGCGTCAATGATAAAATCGAGGGATTGGAGTTGGGTGTGGATGATTATATCACCAAACCTTTTGTCTTTCGGGAAGTACTCGCGCGTATCAAGGCGGTAATGCGGCACAGGGAACTTGCTCTGCAAATCGAACGCAGGGAAAGAAGAATCGAGGTGACCGAATCGTTAAACGGTATGCTCCTGGCCTTTTTCGATTATGTGAGAACACCGCTTCAAACACTTCTCGATAAACTCAATAATGTCGATCCCGCGAATAAAAACGAGTCGGCTTCGTTTTATGAACTTGTCAAAGAAAAAGGCGAGGATATTCTCTCGAAATTTCAGGGCCTCGAAGAAAAGATCGAAAATCTCAAGATAAAAGGCAATGATCTCAAAAAAGGAGATCTCAGCCCGGAGGAACTCGAAAGGCAGTTTATCGAACGTTTCAAGGATTATCAGCAGACCCTGAAGGATGAAGAGGACCGGGAATGA